A region from the Melioribacter roseus P3M-2 genome encodes:
- the porV gene encoding type IX secretion system outer membrane channel protein PorV, whose amino-acid sequence MKRIILIPMIMLMLAGIGSEIKAQGEAALPFLLIAPDSRAGGIGESGTGLADNSAAIFWNPAGIAFLTGSEVSFTHSNWLPQFHLDLFYDYATYRQYIEDLNGSITASVTYMNYGEIVRTGSDSPEPIGTFRSFDAALTVGYATKLSNDWGLGLNFRLIHSRLADKPTEAEQGKGVATTVSFDVGAMWRPEHLNLPLIGDMSNRLSIGMNLSNIGPKIYYIDQAQADPIPTNFRLGFATRLYQDDFNSITMTLDFSKLLVDKGEAFRGEVDSNATPKQRKDFYEAIFTAWADQPLSEEIRDITTAMGLEYWYGQPGDFMFALRAGYFYEDPSFGNRKFVTIGAGIRYDMYGFDFSYLTTDVFKEGENHPLNNTLRFTIFIGWGGVPQTQLGFPRGI is encoded by the coding sequence ATGAAAAGAATAATTTTGATTCCGATGATTATGTTGATGTTAGCGGGAATCGGTTCTGAAATAAAAGCGCAAGGCGAAGCTGCATTACCCTTCCTTTTGATTGCTCCCGATTCGAGAGCCGGCGGTATCGGCGAATCCGGTACCGGATTGGCTGATAATTCCGCTGCAATATTCTGGAATCCCGCCGGAATTGCTTTTTTAACCGGCTCGGAAGTCAGTTTTACTCACAGTAACTGGCTGCCGCAGTTCCATCTCGACTTGTTCTACGACTATGCTACTTATCGACAATATATAGAAGATTTGAACGGCAGTATTACGGCAAGCGTTACTTACATGAATTACGGAGAAATTGTTCGCACAGGCTCCGATTCGCCCGAACCGATCGGAACATTCAGATCGTTCGACGCGGCGCTTACAGTCGGTTATGCCACCAAGTTGAGCAACGACTGGGGACTCGGATTGAACTTCCGTTTAATTCACAGCCGATTGGCGGACAAACCGACCGAAGCCGAACAGGGTAAAGGCGTCGCAACCACAGTCAGCTTCGACGTCGGAGCTATGTGGCGTCCCGAGCATTTGAATCTGCCTCTGATCGGAGATATGAGCAACCGCCTGAGTATCGGTATGAATCTCAGCAATATCGGTCCGAAAATCTATTATATCGATCAGGCGCAGGCGGATCCGATACCTACAAATTTCAGACTCGGTTTTGCAACGCGGCTTTATCAGGACGATTTCAACTCAATAACAATGACGCTCGATTTCAGCAAATTATTGGTCGATAAGGGCGAAGCCTTTCGCGGCGAAGTCGACAGTAACGCTACTCCGAAACAACGGAAAGATTTTTACGAAGCGATTTTCACCGCATGGGCTGATCAGCCGTTGAGCGAGGAAATAAGAGATATTACAACCGCCATGGGTCTGGAATACTGGTACGGTCAACCGGGAGATTTTATGTTTGCCTTGAGAGCGGGATATTTTTATGAAGACCCGTCTTTCGGAAACAGAAAATTCGTTACTATCGGAGCGGGTATCAGATACGACATGTACGGATTCGATTTCAGTTATTTAACAACTGACGTATTCAAAGAAGGCGAAAATCATCCGCTCAATAATACATTACGCTTCACCATCTTTATCGGCTGGGGAGGCGTCCCTCAAACTCAATTAGGATTTCCCAGAGGTATTTAA
- a CDS encoding PD40 domain-containing protein — MRKLFLFFLLIPYLLTAQFNEYNPEYDWYTLKGEHVFVHYHPEAERTARTVLKIAEEVWGPITSLYDYEPETVHFVIKDIDDYSNGATYFFDNKIEIWASALDFDLRGSHNWLRNVISHEFTHMVQIQAAMKIGRRVPAVYLQFMNYEDKRRPDILYGFPNFIASYPIATVNVPAWFAEGTAQYMRKEFNYDNWDTHRDMILRCYALDGKMLTWNQMGVFGKTSLGNESVYNAGFALTRYIAQKYGEDKLVEINDRLKALTNFTIDAAIEQTLGISGKQLYSEWSEFLKKDYKERINNVLENRVEGELITPVGFGNFYPSFSDDGSKMVYVSNKYSDYFGVSSIYLYDFKTKKEKLLVPMVRSTAVFIPGSNKIIYAKLSDDNPRWNNIHDLYLYDLDEEESTRLTHGLRANNPNVSHDGSKIVFLFQKDGTTNIGTVDINGKNFKQLTFFNNGEQVYNPKFSPDDSYIVFGYSLKNTREIARVDTNGTGYDIIIQNGYDNRDPVFDSNGNLIFASDMTGIFNLYRYDFETQKTTRISNVVGGAFQPDIDGEGNVIYAGYTSDGFKIFLLDKESQSKVDDDKKYVWIGNPPLGNDKPKGDLARFNIERLKNYNDYELPDVKPSRYSGYFSRFSIIPFIRYDNYITSNSFADRIKPGIYAASSDYLNRFSIFGGGAINKKFERDLFLSFEYRDKLPLLFNLGLKPEVGIELYSVSRKTNTDIIFDSLDTSLRTSTDVTYNLFEADFFARQKIITAGNMLEFRYVYSSYTATLEAFIFPNTSLLYPSTNDTYYIGNDFQLKFSHDGIIPTKDADINPVGRKIELKYDYEFNRYNPDGTYEVADGILKPVYKNYNFQRIELNWKEYMRVYMEHTLTAQIRAGSILGPDVPEFFDFYLGGLIGMKSYPFYAVSGNEVAWINLTYRFPLFKDIDTRLGHLYVDKIYMSVYADFGNAWNGNSVKLNDFKKGAGLELRIKMNSFYLFPTSLFLNAAYSFDRFTRTILNENVTYGKEWNFYGGILFDFNF; from the coding sequence ATGCGAAAATTATTCTTATTCTTTTTGTTGATACCGTATTTATTGACCGCTCAATTCAATGAATATAATCCCGAATACGATTGGTATACATTAAAAGGCGAACATGTATTTGTACATTACCACCCCGAAGCGGAAAGGACTGCCAGGACGGTTCTGAAAATAGCCGAAGAAGTTTGGGGCCCGATTACGTCATTATACGATTACGAACCCGAAACGGTTCATTTTGTAATTAAAGATATCGACGATTATTCCAACGGCGCGACGTATTTTTTCGACAATAAAATCGAAATATGGGCGTCCGCTCTCGATTTCGATTTGCGCGGCTCGCACAATTGGCTAAGAAACGTAATATCTCACGAATTTACTCATATGGTTCAAATTCAGGCTGCAATGAAAATCGGCAGAAGAGTGCCGGCAGTTTATCTTCAATTTATGAATTATGAAGATAAACGCCGTCCCGATATCTTATACGGTTTCCCGAATTTTATTGCCTCGTATCCGATTGCGACGGTAAACGTGCCGGCATGGTTTGCCGAAGGCACGGCTCAATATATGCGTAAAGAATTTAACTACGATAATTGGGATACGCACAGAGACATGATTTTGAGATGCTACGCTCTCGACGGGAAAATGCTTACGTGGAATCAAATGGGCGTATTCGGAAAAACTAGTCTTGGCAACGAATCCGTTTATAACGCCGGATTTGCTCTTACACGCTATATAGCGCAAAAGTACGGCGAGGATAAATTGGTGGAAATAAACGACCGATTGAAAGCGCTTACGAATTTTACTATCGACGCAGCCATTGAACAAACGCTCGGTATTTCAGGCAAACAACTCTATTCGGAATGGAGCGAATTCCTTAAGAAAGATTATAAAGAAAGAATTAATAATGTGCTCGAAAACCGTGTAGAAGGCGAATTAATTACTCCGGTAGGTTTCGGTAATTTTTATCCTTCATTCTCGGACGACGGTTCTAAAATGGTTTATGTGTCGAATAAGTACAGCGATTATTTCGGCGTTTCTTCAATTTATTTGTATGATTTCAAAACAAAGAAAGAAAAATTACTAGTGCCAATGGTTCGTTCCACGGCAGTTTTCATACCGGGCTCAAATAAAATAATTTATGCAAAATTGAGCGACGATAATCCCCGCTGGAATAATATTCACGACTTGTATCTATATGATCTCGACGAAGAAGAATCGACCCGGCTTACGCACGGCCTAAGAGCGAACAATCCGAACGTTTCTCACGACGGTTCTAAAATCGTATTCCTCTTCCAAAAGGACGGCACAACCAATATCGGCACTGTCGACATCAACGGAAAGAATTTTAAACAATTGACGTTTTTCAATAACGGCGAACAGGTTTACAATCCCAAATTCTCGCCTGACGATTCATACATAGTCTTCGGTTACTCTCTTAAAAATACGAGGGAAATTGCACGGGTGGATACAAACGGAACCGGATACGATATTATAATTCAAAATGGTTACGACAACCGCGACCCCGTTTTTGACAGTAACGGCAATCTGATTTTCGCCTCGGATATGACAGGCATTTTCAACCTTTATCGATACGATTTTGAAACCCAAAAAACAACCAGAATATCGAATGTGGTAGGCGGAGCTTTTCAGCCGGATATCGACGGAGAAGGAAATGTTATTTATGCCGGGTATACTTCCGACGGATTTAAGATATTCCTTCTGGATAAAGAAAGTCAGTCAAAAGTAGACGACGACAAAAAATACGTATGGATTGGAAATCCCCCTTTGGGGAACGACAAACCGAAAGGCGATTTGGCTCGATTCAATATAGAAAGGTTGAAGAATTACAACGATTACGAACTGCCGGACGTAAAACCGTCCAGATACTCGGGCTATTTTTCGCGTTTCAGCATTATACCGTTTATACGTTACGATAATTATATTACTTCGAACAGTTTTGCAGACAGAATAAAACCGGGTATTTACGCTGCTTCGAGCGACTATTTGAACAGATTCAGTATATTCGGCGGAGGCGCAATCAACAAAAAATTCGAACGAGATTTGTTCCTCTCGTTTGAGTACAGAGATAAGCTACCGTTGTTGTTTAATCTGGGACTTAAACCAGAAGTCGGCATAGAGCTTTACAGCGTAAGCCGAAAAACAAATACGGATATAATCTTCGACTCGCTCGATACCTCGTTGAGAACGAGTACTGATGTAACCTATAATTTATTCGAAGCCGATTTCTTCGCGCGTCAGAAAATTATTACAGCGGGAAATATGTTGGAGTTCAGATACGTCTACAGCAGTTACACAGCCACTCTGGAAGCGTTTATATTTCCGAATACGAGTCTGCTCTATCCTTCGACAAACGATACCTATTATATAGGCAACGATTTCCAATTGAAATTCAGCCACGACGGAATAATTCCGACAAAAGATGCGGATATAAATCCGGTCGGAAGAAAAATAGAGCTTAAATACGATTATGAATTTAACCGCTATAACCCGGACGGAACGTATGAAGTGGCGGACGGCATATTGAAACCGGTCTACAAAAACTACAATTTCCAAAGAATCGAATTAAACTGGAAAGAATATATGCGCGTCTACATGGAACATACTCTCACGGCTCAAATACGAGCGGGGAGTATTCTGGGACCCGATGTGCCGGAGTTCTTCGATTTTTATCTGGGCGGTTTGATCGGCATGAAAAGTTATCCGTTCTATGCTGTCAGCGGCAATGAAGTCGCATGGATAAATCTTACATACCGCTTCCCGCTCTTTAAGGATATCGATACGCGGCTGGGTCATCTATATGTCGACAAGATTTACATGTCGGTTTATGCCGATTTCGGCAATGCGTGGAACGGCAATAGCGTTAAACTGAACGACTTTAAAAAGGGAGCGGGACTCGAACTTAGAATAAAAATGAACTCGTTCTACCTTTTCCCGACGAGTCTCTTTTTAAATGCCGCATATTCGTTCGACAGATTCACCAGAACGATTCTTAATGAAAATGTTACTTACGGGAAGGAATGGAATTTTTACGGCGGTATATTGTTCGATTTTAATTTCTAA
- a CDS encoding T9SS-dependent M6-like inactivated metalloprotease, with product MNKSNLKIFLWLGILIPGLLFAGSQSEKKFSITRSLPNNSTQNAAIGKLKILAVMVEFQEDNDEYTYGNGKFGSVYTEDYGDTIIDPLPHDRTYFENHLEFAKNYFYKVSDGKLNIEYTVLPEIITVSKTMRNYAPPLTNPDDLGGLANFAGEVWDLADSVYADLDFSQYDLFTIFHAGAGAAFYPTGKIGYERDLPSVFLGFNTLQKYLGNDFAGFTVKNDFNIRNTVILPSTESKEVQSFGEKYLYQMSINGLIVSNIGSYLGLPDLFNTETGVTAIDRFGLMDGNAIFAYSGLFPPEPSPWEKIFLGWVEPVVLNANVNNVHIAAKLAAAAGDTVIVKIPINDHEYFLVENRQRDVNKDGITLTYKIGDNVYTFNTQKDTGRFRFDNADTMRGVVVDVDEFDWAVPANGIVIWHIDEKIINEKYAENRVNADLYNKGVDIEEADGIQDIGELFNTVFGEVYGIAGEEDLWYKGNKARFYKNRFGSDTKPNSNSNSGAKSFITIDNFSEPGNVMTFDLFIGNDRFLKLANILLDGNYKFVGGLDNLPYIFLINNHDLIIRHLESEYSLVFPEFSEVSPSIFSASSNFVVVGANNNQFNKLTLSSALDRVISQNSYNFSENEGSKVITPVTYRGLNFYTLMGTDISRFLRLDHFTGIYRTFDFSEYGKIVQISAYRDQNDFALITDGGYFITGKFPNDVKNRALNLSGVPVKLITLLKPDGKNEFIVLNENNGFDIIAEGGIRNSFVINTADTIKDFAIYVNQTNGTYSILVVDKNKVLSFNSFGILNDNFPITASSELNDYILTTDLNNDGVWDILVSSVDGNLFAWDGASGDLLQGFPISTGASLKVPPVLFTIDNSQSLTNFKSGIIYASVDAENYLNCWFIATDNPSSYGWHSVAGDLYNSYTITLPAENIIDEYFPESKAYNWPNPVYGNETYIRYFVAEDSDVEVTILDAAGDYVTTLKGTGRGGFDNEIRWDVSDVPSGVYFARINVSSADKAAAKLIKIAIIK from the coding sequence ATGAATAAATCAAATCTCAAGATATTTTTATGGCTGGGAATATTAATTCCCGGCCTTTTGTTTGCAGGCTCGCAGAGCGAAAAGAAATTTTCAATTACCCGGTCGCTCCCGAATAATTCGACTCAAAATGCGGCAATCGGCAAACTGAAGATTTTGGCCGTTATGGTGGAATTTCAGGAGGACAACGATGAATATACGTACGGAAACGGAAAGTTCGGTTCGGTCTATACGGAAGATTACGGCGATACGATAATCGATCCTCTGCCGCACGACCGCACTTATTTTGAGAATCACCTCGAGTTTGCAAAAAATTATTTTTATAAAGTTTCAGACGGTAAATTGAATATCGAATATACCGTTTTGCCGGAAATAATTACTGTATCCAAAACAATGCGCAACTATGCGCCGCCTTTGACCAATCCCGACGATCTGGGCGGGCTGGCTAATTTTGCGGGGGAAGTTTGGGATTTAGCCGATTCGGTTTATGCGGATCTCGACTTTTCTCAATACGATTTGTTCACGATTTTTCATGCCGGAGCGGGAGCGGCTTTTTATCCGACAGGGAAAATCGGTTACGAAAGAGATTTGCCTTCCGTATTCCTGGGGTTCAATACTCTTCAAAAATATCTGGGCAATGATTTCGCCGGGTTTACGGTCAAAAACGATTTTAATATACGGAACACTGTCATACTTCCTTCAACCGAATCGAAAGAAGTTCAATCTTTCGGTGAAAAATATCTTTATCAGATGTCCATTAACGGTTTGATAGTGTCGAATATCGGAAGCTATTTGGGATTGCCCGATTTATTCAATACCGAAACGGGAGTTACTGCTATCGACAGATTCGGTTTGATGGACGGGAACGCAATATTTGCTTACAGCGGTTTGTTCCCGCCGGAACCGTCTCCCTGGGAAAAAATATTCTTGGGTTGGGTAGAACCTGTAGTGTTGAACGCCAATGTCAATAATGTTCACATTGCGGCAAAACTTGCCGCTGCGGCGGGCGACACGGTTATCGTCAAAATTCCGATAAACGACCACGAATATTTTCTGGTAGAGAATAGACAACGCGACGTTAATAAAGACGGGATAACTCTTACTTATAAAATAGGCGACAACGTTTATACGTTTAATACGCAAAAAGACACCGGCAGATTCAGATTCGACAATGCCGATACGATGCGGGGCGTTGTTGTGGACGTTGACGAATTCGATTGGGCTGTGCCCGCCAATGGAATTGTTATTTGGCATATCGACGAAAAAATTATTAACGAAAAATATGCCGAAAACAGAGTTAATGCGGATTTGTACAACAAAGGCGTCGACATAGAAGAAGCCGACGGAATTCAGGATATCGGAGAATTGTTTAATACTGTTTTCGGCGAAGTATATGGTATTGCGGGCGAGGAAGATTTATGGTATAAAGGAAATAAAGCGCGCTTTTATAAAAACCGTTTCGGCAGCGATACAAAGCCGAACAGCAATTCCAATTCGGGCGCAAAGTCGTTCATTACTATCGACAATTTCTCGGAACCCGGAAATGTAATGACGTTCGACTTATTTATCGGCAACGATCGATTCCTTAAACTTGCAAATATACTTCTCGACGGAAACTATAAGTTTGTCGGAGGTTTGGACAATCTTCCGTACATTTTTCTTATTAACAATCACGACTTGATTATACGACATCTCGAATCGGAATATTCATTGGTGTTTCCGGAATTTTCGGAAGTGAGTCCTTCGATATTCTCAGCGTCCTCGAACTTTGTTGTAGTGGGAGCAAATAATAATCAGTTTAATAAGCTTACTTTGAGTTCCGCGCTTGACAGGGTTATTTCTCAAAACTCTTATAACTTTTCCGAGAACGAAGGTTCAAAGGTTATTACCCCGGTGACCTACAGAGGACTAAATTTCTATACTCTGATGGGGACGGATATTTCAAGATTTTTGAGATTGGATCATTTTACAGGCATATACCGCACATTTGATTTCAGTGAATACGGTAAAATTGTTCAGATTTCGGCATACCGCGATCAGAATGATTTTGCATTGATTACCGACGGAGGATATTTTATAACGGGTAAATTTCCCAACGACGTGAAAAATAGAGCGCTTAATTTAAGCGGAGTTCCCGTTAAATTAATCACGCTCTTGAAGCCGGACGGTAAAAACGAATTTATAGTTCTCAACGAAAATAACGGTTTCGACATAATTGCAGAGGGCGGAATTCGCAACAGCTTTGTGATTAATACTGCGGATACGATAAAAGATTTTGCAATTTACGTAAATCAAACGAACGGAACTTATTCGATTTTGGTTGTGGATAAGAACAAGGTCTTGTCTTTCAACAGCTTCGGCATTTTAAACGATAATTTTCCGATAACAGCGTCGTCGGAATTAAACGATTACATTTTAACAACAGATTTAAATAACGACGGGGTCTGGGATATTTTAGTTTCCTCTGTTGACGGAAATCTTTTTGCATGGGACGGAGCGAGCGGAGATTTATTACAGGGTTTTCCGATTTCTACCGGAGCTTCGCTCAAAGTTCCGCCGGTGTTATTTACAATCGACAATAGTCAGAGCTTAACTAACTTCAAATCCGGAATAATTTATGCGTCCGTCGATGCGGAAAATTATTTGAACTGCTGGTTTATTGCGACAGACAATCCTTCTTCCTACGGCTGGCATTCGGTGGCGGGCGATTTGTATAATTCTTATACGATTACATTGCCCGCGGAAAATATTATAGATGAATATTTCCCTGAAAGCAAAGCTTACAATTGGCCTAATCCGGTATACGGCAACGAAACTTATATAAGATATTTCGTAGCCGAAGATTCGGATGTCGAAGTGACAATATTGGACGCCGCCGGCGATTATGTGACTACGCTCAAAGGAACCGGACGCGGCGGATTCGACAATGAAATTCGGTGGGATGTTTCGGACGTTCCAAGCGGAGTTTATTTCGCGCGTATCAATGTTTCCTCGGCTGACAAAGCGGCCGCTAAATTAATCAAAATTGCAATCATCAAGTAG
- the der gene encoding ribosome biogenesis GTPase Der, with protein sequence MNEPVIVIVGRPNVGKSTLFNRLTRSKTSIVDDAPGVTRDRIYGEAEWNGKKFRVIDTGGLVPNSQDLFEAAIKEQVEIAFQEADAIFFVVDGKSGLTPLDIEIAQNLRKFTKPNFLLVNKADSPELEIIKNDFYRLGIEKIYDISAINGRNLGDLLDDLIESLDFSNVTDKPDPRLRLSIIGKPNVGKSSLVNSLLGYDRSIVTDIPGTTRDSIDSVLKYYGQEIILVDTAGLRRKSKIKENVEFFSNVRTFKALWNSDVAVLLIDAQLGIENQDQRIIQEAVRRRKGLIIAINKWDLIAKDTNTAKVFEEAVRRELGTLDYVPVITISALTKQRIYKLIDLALKIHDERKKKIPTNQLNEILLPEIQKTPPPATPTGKEVKIKYITQVGDHYPIFLFFANEHKYVPEHYKRFLERLIRKHLGFEGVPMTISIKDK encoded by the coding sequence ATGAATGAACCGGTAATTGTAATAGTAGGTCGTCCGAACGTAGGAAAGTCGACGCTTTTTAACAGATTGACCAGAAGTAAAACTTCGATAGTAGACGACGCGCCCGGAGTGACGCGCGACCGTATTTACGGCGAAGCCGAATGGAACGGCAAGAAATTTCGAGTTATCGATACGGGCGGATTGGTGCCGAATTCTCAAGACCTGTTTGAAGCGGCTATCAAAGAACAGGTGGAAATAGCTTTCCAGGAAGCCGATGCAATTTTCTTTGTCGTTGACGGCAAAAGCGGCCTGACTCCGCTCGATATTGAAATCGCTCAAAATCTCCGCAAGTTTACAAAACCGAATTTTTTACTCGTGAATAAGGCGGACAGCCCCGAACTCGAAATTATTAAAAACGATTTCTACAGACTCGGTATCGAAAAAATTTACGATATTTCAGCCATTAACGGAAGAAACCTGGGTGATTTGCTCGACGATTTAATCGAAAGTCTCGATTTTTCAAATGTAACTGATAAACCCGACCCTCGTTTGCGACTCTCGATTATAGGTAAGCCCAACGTGGGAAAATCGTCCCTTGTAAATTCGCTGCTTGGCTACGACCGTTCGATCGTTACTGACATTCCCGGAACTACGAGGGACAGCATCGATTCCGTTCTGAAATATTACGGACAGGAAATCATTCTTGTCGATACAGCCGGATTGAGAAGAAAATCGAAAATAAAAGAAAACGTGGAATTCTTTTCGAACGTGCGCACTTTCAAAGCTCTATGGAACAGCGACGTGGCGGTGTTACTCATCGACGCTCAACTCGGAATTGAAAATCAGGATCAAAGGATTATACAGGAAGCGGTTCGAAGGCGTAAAGGATTGATTATTGCCATCAATAAATGGGACCTTATCGCAAAAGATACCAACACGGCTAAGGTTTTTGAAGAGGCTGTCCGCAGAGAACTAGGGACGCTCGATTATGTGCCAGTCATTACAATCTCGGCATTGACAAAGCAAAGAATTTATAAACTGATCGACCTGGCGCTCAAAATCCATGACGAACGAAAGAAAAAAATTCCAACGAATCAGTTGAATGAAATACTCCTTCCGGAAATTCAAAAAACTCCACCCCCTGCCACTCCGACGGGTAAAGAAGTTAAAATAAAATATATTACTCAGGTGGGCGACCACTACCCGATT